The following are from one region of the Streptomyces decoyicus genome:
- a CDS encoding Trm112 family protein yields MPVDASLIQILACPACHAPLEDRTGDPADSAAEPELLCTSGDCGLAYPVRDGIPVLLVDEARPHGPQVMGGTPSSA; encoded by the coding sequence ATGCCGGTCGACGCCAGCCTGATCCAGATCCTTGCCTGCCCGGCGTGCCATGCTCCCCTCGAGGACCGCACCGGAGACCCTGCGGACTCCGCCGCCGAGCCCGAGCTGCTCTGCACCTCCGGCGACTGCGGCCTCGCCTACCCCGTCCGGGACGGCATCCCCGTTCTCCTCGTCGACGAGGCCCGCCCCCATGGCCCGCAGGTCATGGGCGGCACCCCCAGCTCCGCCTGA
- a CDS encoding DUF3499 domain-containing protein, protein MGEPGESRRGPLKSAVPSNVVSPVRRCSRTACGRPAVATLTYVYADSTAVLGPLATYAEPHCYDLCAEHSERLTAPRGWEVVRLALDSGPPRPSGDDLEALANAVREAARPQERAAGAGGSPHPGDRDTHPMEVARRGHLRVLRSPDS, encoded by the coding sequence TTGGGTGAGCCTGGGGAGAGTCGTCGCGGCCCGCTCAAGAGTGCGGTACCGTCCAACGTCGTGAGCCCTGTACGTCGCTGTTCGCGCACTGCGTGCGGCCGCCCCGCCGTCGCAACGCTGACGTACGTCTATGCGGATTCGACCGCCGTGCTCGGACCGCTCGCGACTTACGCTGAACCGCACTGCTACGACCTGTGCGCCGAGCACTCCGAGCGGCTGACCGCGCCCCGCGGCTGGGAAGTTGTCCGCCTCGCCCTCGACTCCGGTCCGCCCCGTCCCAGCGGCGACGACCTCGAAGCCCTGGCGAACGCCGTACGCGAGGCGGCCCGCCCCCAGGAACGCGCCGCAGGCGCCGGCGGCTCCCCCCACCCCGGCGACCGCGACACCCACCCCATGGAAGTCGCCCGCCGAGGCCATCTACGGGTGCTGCGCTCGCCGGATTCCTGA
- a CDS encoding phosphomannomutase/phosphoglucomutase: MTDLSQIVKAYDVRGVVPTQWDEALAELFGAAFAEITAADAIVIGHDMRPSSPGLSGAFARGAAARGADVTEIGLCSTDELYFASGALGLPGAMFTASHNPAQYNGIKMCRAGAAPVGQDTGLADIRALVERWSDEGAPKPAAQPGTVTQRDVLGDYAAHLRGLVDLSGIRPLKVVVDAGNGMGGHTVPTVFDGLPLELDAMYFELDGSFPNHEANPLDPKNIVDLQARVRETGADLGLAFDGDADRCFVVDENGDPVPPSAITALVAARELAKHPGGTVIHNLITSWSVPEVVKENGGKPVRTRVGHSFIKEEMAKTGAIFGGEHSAHYYFRDFWNADTGMLAAMHVLAALGGQEGPLSQLVAQYDRYAASGEINSTVDDQAGRLAAIKAAYENREGVTLDELDGLTVTADNWWFNVRASNTEPLLRLNVEARDTQTAERTRDEALAIIRA; encoded by the coding sequence GTGACTGATCTGTCGCAGATCGTGAAGGCGTACGACGTGCGCGGCGTCGTCCCCACCCAGTGGGACGAGGCGCTGGCCGAGCTGTTCGGGGCGGCCTTCGCAGAGATCACCGCCGCGGACGCGATCGTGATCGGGCACGACATGCGGCCCTCCTCGCCCGGCCTGTCCGGGGCCTTCGCCCGCGGCGCCGCGGCCCGCGGCGCGGACGTCACGGAGATCGGTCTCTGCTCGACCGACGAGCTGTACTTCGCCAGCGGCGCACTGGGCCTGCCCGGCGCCATGTTCACCGCCTCGCACAACCCCGCCCAGTACAACGGCATCAAGATGTGCCGCGCGGGCGCGGCGCCGGTCGGCCAGGACACCGGTCTCGCCGATATCCGCGCGCTGGTCGAGCGGTGGTCCGACGAGGGCGCCCCGAAGCCGGCCGCCCAACCGGGCACCGTCACCCAACGCGACGTCCTCGGCGACTACGCCGCCCACTTGCGCGGCCTGGTGGACCTGAGCGGCATCCGCCCGCTGAAGGTCGTGGTGGACGCGGGCAACGGCATGGGCGGGCACACCGTACCGACCGTCTTCGACGGCCTGCCGCTCGAACTGGACGCGATGTACTTCGAGTTGGACGGCTCGTTCCCCAACCACGAGGCCAACCCGCTGGATCCCAAGAACATCGTCGACCTCCAGGCACGGGTGCGCGAGACCGGCGCCGACCTGGGCCTCGCCTTCGACGGCGACGCCGACCGCTGCTTCGTCGTCGACGAGAACGGCGACCCGGTCCCGCCGTCCGCGATCACCGCCCTGGTCGCCGCCCGCGAGCTGGCCAAGCACCCCGGCGGCACGGTCATCCACAACCTGATCACCTCCTGGTCGGTGCCGGAGGTCGTCAAGGAGAACGGCGGCAAGCCGGTCCGCACCCGCGTCGGGCACTCCTTCATCAAGGAGGAGATGGCCAAGACCGGCGCGATCTTCGGCGGCGAGCACTCCGCGCACTACTACTTCCGCGACTTCTGGAACGCCGACACCGGCATGCTCGCCGCGATGCACGTCCTGGCGGCCCTCGGCGGCCAGGAAGGACCGCTCTCCCAGCTGGTCGCGCAGTACGACCGCTACGCGGCCTCCGGCGAGATCAACAGCACCGTCGACGACCAGGCCGGCCGGCTCGCCGCGATCAAGGCGGCCTACGAGAACCGCGAGGGCGTCACCCTCGACGAGCTGGACGGACTGACCGTCACCGCCGACAACTGGTGGTTCAACGTCCGCGCCTCCAACACCGAGCCACTGCTCCGGCTGAACGTCGAGGCCCGCGACACCCAGACCGCCGAACGGACCCGCGACGAGGCACTGGCGATCATCCGCGCCTGA